The following DNA comes from Sebastes umbrosus isolate fSebUmb1 chromosome 8, fSebUmb1.pri, whole genome shotgun sequence.
AGGAACAGCGTGTTCAGATCAGGTTTGTGTGTGATGATGGAAATCTGTTTACTTTAGTTCTTTAGCAGCAGGAGGTTAGAAATACTTCAGGAACCACTCACACTATTTGACTCTTTATTTGACTCTTATCTGAACAATCCtctcctgtatatatatataatgtatgatCCCTCTGTATATACATATCTACCCTCCTATATTCATCCTATAAATATTCACTTAGTCCCATATGCATATAGTTCTATGTACATAATCTCTCTGTGTATAGATATAACTTCACCTGTATACATCATCTATTGTTTATAATACTCTTATACAATATCCCATCAGTATGCAACTTATAGCTATTATTCATCAGAATATAACATATCGATCActtgcactttaattacaatctgtatatatgtatatgtacatacaccaatatatcctcatttgtatttattgtcttaacatcactttactagtttgcactctggttagatgcaaaactgcatttcgttgtacttgtactatgtgcaatgacaataaagttgaatctaatctaattatCTGAGGGACTGAATAAACTCCTGTCGCCTTAAATTCTTACGTAAATGTATCAGAAGATTGTGAGCGTGGCGGCAATAAGGGACGCAAACTAAAACAACTGTGCAGTTGAGCATTGACATTAACACATGAAGCAAAACCTGCCCCTCAGGTTACTAAAACATCTAAAGATctccaaaaagaaaaatgaccaCAATGCTTCTCTGCAGGGCGACTGTCAGTCTGAACTGCAGGTCTCTGCAGGTCATAAATACACGACCAGATGAACCTCCCGGTGGCTCCTGGGAGCAAAGATGAGCTGCTGGGCCCCTGTGAAAGCCTCGTTCACCCCCAACCTCTCTGAGCAGTGTGTGGCCCCCAGACCGGATTTCAACACAGTAGTGGAGGAAGAATTAAGATCATTTATTAAACCTCTTTTCAGAAACACGGTtcagctgagctgtgtgttaaaactctGCCTTTAAAAACGCATAAAATGCTGTGCTGGTCttttttctgaatagtttctaaaagacgaggccttaacgcgactaaaacaacactccatcatattgaatgtacatacttgactttggattccttttagttatcttatttacattgttattgatcttatttgttattatcttgatcatatttcattattataataaaactactccatttggagtcaaaattatacaatttagtttggtcttgcctcctctctctctgatatCGTCCCTGAGTTCTTGGTCAATCCAGGAGGATGATCCAACTTCAATTCTACTGTTCCTTGCTGTGTCCCGTCAAACATCAGCCAAATCTCTCTAATTCTGATTTGAATCGTAAAATGTCGTCTCAGCCTAAAGACTATTTTGACCAATCGCTCTTATAAAGATCTTGGACAGAGTTTCTGGGCACTTCTCAGTACGTGAAGGTTTTCCGCTGCCATCAGGGTGTCGTCATTGACGATTCTGGTCTGGTATGAGCTAGAAATCAACATTAGAGTTGAACTGAACACTAAATGAACTCTCGTTCCGTCCGTGTGTTCAGGAATGGAGTCGTGTGGCATCCACGAGACGACCTACAACAGCATCATGAAGTGCGACGTGGACACCCGTAAGGACCTGTACGCCAACACCATGCTGTCCAGTGGCACCACCATGTTCCCCGGCATCGCTGAACGCATGCAGAAGGAGATCTCCGCCCTGGCCCCATCCACCATGAAAATCAAGGTAGTTATTTTTTTCACTCAGATTCATTtagaatcatttttttttaggaaaggGTGCTTTAGACAAACCTTTTAGTCCTTCGGCCTGCAGGTCTAACTTCAAGGTGTTGTCTCCTGACTTGGtctttaacctcttttacctgACAAACCTGGTACCGAAACTtaataaaatgctgtggtggtcttttttctgaattgttttcttttttttttattgatgttctactgtgcacaatggtagaatgtgatgatgctcaatggtagaatgtgatgatgctcaatggtagaatgtgatgatgctcaatggtagaatgtgatgatgctcaatggtagaatgtgatgatgcacaatggtagaatgtgatgatgctcaatggtagaatgtgatgatgcttaatggtagaatgtgatgatgctcaatggtagaatgtgatgatgctcagGGTAAAGGTCATGgtcaaaggctccattgtggtctcatagcctcctgtagtggatatcaggagtgttttagagccagattctcTTTCAAGATGTAGAAAACCAATTTGGCACACTTTGAGGTATCCAAGTGTGccagatggagagtcctcctggtcctatcctgactaaaacctttatagaatctatgtgctttgtgttatttatatctgctttggctcagttgtagtcgaggagttgctgaatgaattcagtggcgtctctgtgcacggcatcattgctataatggtccTATCCACTGtctaaatgtacattttttcctttggttctTCACAGTTTATTCAGGCAGAGTAACAGTCTCAATGTTACTGACTCTGGGGATGAAtcctctgaggtcttacctatccatagagaccaagatcctGCAGATAGACCTGCTAGTTGTGGAGAtattacagatttattttgggtatgtctgtttaggagaaccacaccttccagcaacCTATAGGGATAAAGTTCTGCAAAGAACGCGTCACTTAAGTAGGCtaaaataatgtattaaaaagtattaaaagtagtagtactatccattcatccattatctgtaacgtgggcggggctggagccgatccaaGCTGGCTTTAGGCGAAGGCGcagtacaccctggacaggtcggtAAAAGTACTAATTGTGAATTGTTGTACTATTACATCATATTACtggactattattattactcatgcattgtTGTGTAAACAGCATAGTTTGTAGTAGTTGAGGTGGAGCTACTGTTTGTTAACTACTGTGTACACTGTTGGGCGGTTCTATCTGGAACAAAGACTCTTGTTTTATGAGCTCGTCACATGTTGTTGTTTGGAAGGTAACTAACGCTGCCAACTAAAGAGAGTGAAAAGATACAATATTTCCCTGAATATGTAGCAGAGAATAAAAGTACAAGTGACTCAAAGTTCTGCCCCCTACTGGACTCTATTGGTAaaactctcctccaatcacgagCATGCATTCGCCCGCTGAAAATATGCATAATCGTAGCCGATCAATCAGGACATGCCTGCCGGAACACATGTGCATCAAAACATCCGTAATCAAATCCGGTCATTAGCATGCAACAGGCTCTtactttatgtttttaataaatagtGAGTCAGGAGCAGCCGGGATGTTTGTACTTGTActcaaaggtcccatatcgtgctcattttcaggttgtattttgtgtttctactagaacatgtttacatgctgttgtgttaaaaaaaaaagctcatttcggccgcttaTATCCGCGacctcattctttcggtcactacccaaagctcatggccataggtgagggttggaacgtagatggaccggtaaatcgagagctttgccttccggttCAGCTCCCTtttcaccacaacggtccggtaTAATGTTCACATAATAGCGGACACTGAACCACTCGTGAACGAGACCCAGAGAT
Coding sequences within:
- the LOC119493001 gene encoding actin, alpha skeletal muscle-like, with protein sequence MESCGIHETTYNSIMKCDVDTRKDLYANTMLSSGTTMFPGIAERMQKEISALAPSTMKIKIPLPIEWTFYRHLTPPKCNN